A genomic window from Bubalus bubalis isolate 160015118507 breed Murrah chromosome X, NDDB_SH_1, whole genome shotgun sequence includes:
- the LOC102396462 gene encoding TAF5-like RNA polymerase II p300/CBP-associated factor-associated factor 65 kDa subunit 5L yields the protein MEEFHTEEMQTAVSSYLKRRQYRGADGPPKEGLRLSQSAQDMATSLAVQSESGCANTVSAAPCRADPQQYEVQFGRLRDFLMDSDSQHSHELMPLLYPLFVYLHLDLVQNSPKSTAESFYSHFHGMFLQNASQKDVIEQLQTTQTIQDILSNFRLRAFLDSKYVVRLPEDCYNYLLCYLQSDNNTALYRVLAWHIHLDVQPAERIDYQLYASGGCSSGEGSCSSSEGGSSSGKGGSSRGQGSGQEPTDLPMYILQKEEDLDILQETIKCVQDGPPSLITIYSYAFYNTEQLLSTAEASPDNKLLATGFNNSCIKLWSLTSKFKSKPHQIDVPNIHLPNDTIEVDEEDRTATEKKVLLGHCGPVYSTRFLPDSSALLSCSEDTSIRYWDLESFTNTVLYQGHAYPVWDLDISPHNLFFASASYDRTARLWSFDRTYPLRIYAGHLADVDCVKFHPNSNYLATGSTDKTVRLWSAQQGNSLRLFMGHCGPVRCLAFSPNGQYLVSAGEDQLLKLWDLASGTLYKDLHGHTDDITSVTFSLDSSLIASASMDNSVRIWDIKSKHNSTPADGSSSELLGVYTSQMSTVLNVQFMAGSRLLVTGIREEHQEH from the coding sequence ATGGAGGAGTTTCACACCGAGGAGATGCAGACGGCCGTGTCCTCCTACCTCAAACGCCGGCAGTACAGGGGCGCGGATGGCCCACCGAAGGAAGGCCTGCGACTGTCACAGAGCGCCCAGGATATGGCTACCAGCCTCGCAGTCCAGTCAGAATCTGGTTGTGCCAACACAGTGTCTGCAGCCCCTTGCCGGGCAGACCCCCAGCAATATGAAGTACAGTTTGGACGGCTGCGGGATTTTCTCATGGACTCTGACTCCCAGCATAGCCATGAACTGATGCCTCTCCTCTACCCTCTCTTTGTCTACCTCCATCTCGACCTGGTCCAGAACAGTCCAAAGAGCACAGCGGAAAGCTTTTACAGCCACTTCCATGGAATGTTTCTCCAGAACGCCAGCCAGAAGGACGTCATAGAGCAGCTCCAGACCACCCAGACCATCCAAGACATCCTGTCTAACTTCCGGCTGCGGGCCTTCCTGGACAGCAAGTACGTGGTTCGTCTGCCAGAAGACTGCTACAACTACCTTCTCTGCTACCTCCAGAGTGACAACAACACTGCGCTGTACAGAGTCCTCGCCTGGCACATCCACCTGGACGTGCAGCCCGCCGAGAGGATAGACTACCAGCTCTATGCCAGCGGTGGCTGCTCCAGCGGCGAGGGCAGCTGCTCCAGCAGCGAAGGCGGCTCCTCCAGCGGCAAGGGCGGCTCCTCCAGAGGCCAGGGCAGCGGCCAGGAGCCCACCGACCTGCCCATGTACATCCTGCAGAAAGAGGAGGATCTGGACATCCTTCAGGAGACCATCAAGTGCGTCCAGGATGGCCCCCCCTCCCTCATCACCATCTACTCCTACGCCTTCTACAACACTGAGCAGCTGCTGAGCACGGCGGAGGCCTCCCCGGACAACAAGCTGCTCGCCACGGGCTTTAACAACTCCTGTATAAAACTGTGGAGTCTGACTTCCAAGTTTAAATCCAAGCCCCATCAAATAGACGTGCCCAACATCCACTTGCCTAATGATACCATCGAGGTCGATGAGGAGGACAGGACAGCCACGGAGAAGAAGGTTCTCCTGGGACACTGCGGGCCAGTGTACAGCACCAGGTTCCTCCCGGACAGCTCGGCACTGCTCTCCTGCTCTGAAGACACGTCCATCAGGTACTGGGACCTGGAGAGCTTCACTAACACCGTGCTGTACCAGGGCCATGCCTACCCTGTGTGGGACCTGGACATCAGCCCGCACAACCTGTTCTTTGCAAGCGCGTCCTACGACCGCACGGCGCGGCTGTGGTCGTTTGATCGGACATACCCACTGCGAATCTACGCTGGGCACCTGGCGGATGTGGACTGTGTCAAGTTCCACCCCAATTCAAACTATTTAGCCACGGGCTCGACAGACAAGACGGTGCGGCTTTGGAGTGCCCAGCAGGGGAACTCTCTGAGACTCTTCATGGGCCACTGCGGCCCCGTGCGCTGTCTGGCCTTTTCCCCCAATGGTCAGTACCTGGTGTCGGCGGGTGAGGACCAGCTGCTGAAGCTGTGGGACCTGGCATCTGGGACCCTCTACAAAGACCTACACGGCCACACGGATGACATCACCAGCGTCACCTTCAGCCTGGACAGCAGCCTGATCGCGTCAGCATCCATGGATAACTCTGTGCGTATCTGGGACATCAAGAGCAAGCACAACAGCACGCCCGCCGATGGCTCGTCCAGTGAGCTCCTGGGCGTCTACACCAGCCAGATGAGCACTGTGCTGAATGTGCAGTTCATGGCTGGCAGCCGCCTGCTGGTGACCGGAATCAGAGAAGAACATCAGGAACACTGA